The following DNA comes from Pomacea canaliculata isolate SZHN2017 linkage group LG10, ASM307304v1, whole genome shotgun sequence.
ATGCTTACTTATTTATCACTTCAAAATCTGTTACAACAGTACAATACTTTTtacaaaggttaaaaaaatatgaaaaaaaggaTCAAACAGTGGCATTTAACTAGTGATTAGCTCCAAAAGATTGAATATTCATAATTGAATGCACACAAGTACATGATCATGTCCACTGTGTGTAagtaatgatttttaaaatatttttttgccaTGCACATAAGCATGCTCAGGTAAAGGTCTTCCCCTGTTAGATCTTTTGGGGATGGTTAGGTGAGATGTTAGACACCTAACTTTTCTCATGGCTATCTTCTGGTGAGGGTGGTGCCATCTCTCCCTTGccgccttacctttcccaactcTCAATGAAGTCGGGTACCCATTCTTGACAGCTGGGTTGACGAGGGGAAGTATGCCCACAGGCATTGCGTTGGTGTGCCTCTTGCCTTGGATGCCAGTGTTCTAACCACTAGAATGTCCACTTTCCCAATACAAACCAGAAATATCTGAACTTTCCACATCATAACCAATCAGTTCAGCACAATTTTCCCCATGAGTAGGGTCTAACTTTGAGCTAAATCAAACGTTCAGCCAATCAACAGATGAATGTTGCTGAATTGCACTGTTTAGACCATCTAGATacaaggatttaaaaaaaagaaattatgtagTCTTTCAATCTTTAAAGATTATTACCTTTTTGAGGTAATAAATATGTAACATAAAGCACATCTTTGAACACTGAAGGTCTTGCTGGTATTAATGCTGGTATGTTGAGAGTACCAGTGGTCATTACAGACAGTTCccactttaaataaatttgcattaTACAAATTTGAGTTTATATTAAGAAtactaaaaaaataagcagtcccccaaaaaaaaaattataacaattcCTTATGCAAGGCAGATTTTTCATAAATATCTTTTTGTCATGGAACAGTATTCTAATACTTTTATGACTTGCTTAAAGGTATTTgtgcaagtttttgttttaaacactgTGGGTGTGGAAAAAATTTGCATTACATAAAAATGACAGTAGATGTCAGGTTAGCCATCCACTTTTTGTAAAGCAAGCACTGTATTTAAATGAAGTTGATTTTCCTCACCTTtaacccccctcccccatagtgcgaaatcgccttgaggtggaagcactctcccttccaagatcaacaacaacaactcaccTTTAATCAGGTAATCAAACAGCCTAAATCAATATTAGTCAGAATTGTAAGCAAATGCATATGGAAATAGTCTTTATACAAGGAATCAACGCTaagtttttcactttaaaacacaaatgGTCTCCTGAGAAAATATCATGAATATGACACACTGATGACAGGGACCTTAATGTAATTAAGTTGCTTATTACAGGCTCGCAGAGATGAACACATACAAAGATAATATGAACACATACAAAATTTGTTCAATAATCATGAAACTTCACTTCAAACAACTGATAAAGATACCTGAATACAAATGCATTTGTGCaaactttctcacacacaagaagcaaaataattattcatgCAGCTGACTATTAAAAATAGTTCTGTTTCTCGCATCGGAGAAACAGTGAACATTCAAGGGACccaaaaaatgcttttatttctttctttggagTGACCCTCGTTCTTTCAAGTTTGCAAAGCCAGCTGCTCATTTGCTCCGTCAATAATTCTTCCAAgcacaaaaaaaccccagatGTATTGTTTGATACTTATCATCAATAAATgatcacaatttttttcccttcatgcAGAAAACCACACTTCTAAAAActgcttttgcattttttaatttgtgaacaGAATGTGCCTCAGTCAAAAACTACAGTTCGGATTGCCTGGTCTTTGGCAATCTCCAGAGTAGCTACTGCTCCATCATTGAACTTAAATGAGATTCCACCATCAACTACCAAGCATGCATCCCACATGCGTGATCGGATGCGAATTCTGAAAATGTGACAAATCAATTTTTGGGGACAGTTATAAGAAGTAAGGTTTTTAAAGGCTTTCCACAACTATGAAACATACTAATCAACactcaaatatatatatatgtaaataacattttttaatctaaaGATTGAGAAAAATTGGGGATTATGGCATTACAATGCTCTCTGTATGAATGATATACTTACTTGGTGGCAAAATTCCGTGGATTACTAACTTGAAACACTCCTGTAAAAAAATAGAGCAATTTAAAGGGAAATTGTTTGActtaaatgaaagataattacCTGAATCCTAGCCAATCAAAAGTTTGAGTAGCAAATAAATCACTTACAACTGCATCTACAGCTTTGGGCAGATTCATGAAGGTCAACATGTTTGTGTACTCTTTCcagaaataaaaactatgtATGACAAATGACATTACCCACTGGATAAGAAAAGTGTTAAGCAACGCTGTAGAAGTGGCAGCAGTTTTGCAGTTGACCCATTAACAACAGAACTGTTGAGTGATGCTGCAATACTGTTTGAAGTTTGAAGTTTAAACATGCTTTTATCTTTGAAAGAATGGTGTGGGCAAAGTGAAGGTGATTAGGTGGTGTGTGAGGATCTGAATAAATTCTACTGCCAGTTTCGCGCATAGTCCACTTCCGCGCGACGGGCGTACAGGACCgtcgtgtttttaattttttttttttttttttggcgtttacagcgctttttttcgtaaagaaatcgcttagttacgatagcttgtgcatttctgaacacagttacctcccttgtaaagggatggtactctgttttgactgaactatcgtcaatttcccagagtaacccttcttgaaaaaaatggcgagacgatGTACGTGAAATGTGCGGCTAGATCTCGGATCTCGGAATTCTGgtataaaacacaaaacacaaaacattaagaTTCTGCAGACCCACTACCGTATTGCAATATCgtcagcaaacaataaaataatcaaccGTATCAAATCAGATGAAAGCTAAATGCCGTGACTACCTTTCTGTGGTATTTCGTTAGTTAATTCATTTATAAACAAGGCAAACAAAACAGGACTACAAATTTCTCCTAGCTTAAGACCTCTAGAACAATCTAAATACTTCGTCAAATCTCCCCCAACTCTCACTCCTGCTTTAACAACTTTGTACATAGCTTTGATGGCTCTGTGCATTTTTCCATGTATACCATTCCTCTGCAGTACTAGCAACAGTTTTTCCCTCGTTACAGAGTCAAATGCGTTATAAAAGTCAATGTAAGCTACTTAGTTTTTTGTGCCTGACCAATTGCTTTTGTATCAGTGTCATTAGAGTAAATATGTGGTCTACTGGGCTATGTTTTTTCCTGAAATCAACTTGTTCCTCACCTACTATATTGTTTTCCTCAATCCGGTCATTAATGTGTTTATTGAGAATGGAGCTGTAAATTTTAGTGCAGATGTTTAGAAGAGAAATACCATGGTAATTATCCGGCTGATTAACATCACCGTTCTTCAACAAGGGCTGAATAATGGCTTCAGTCCAAGTATCAAGAAATTTTCCATGATTAAatatgtgattaaaaaaaagaacaaaaaagggGAGATAGTACTTTaggaatatttaaaaagttcCCCAATCATCCCGTCTGACCCTGCTGCTTTACTATTCTTCAGAGATTGTACTGCCTGCACTACTTCTTCCATGGTAATAGGGTTATTCAACTTTAGATCATCACTgccgccgccgccaccgccaccaccaccatcaacaacatcaccaccactatcaacaacatcagcagcagcagcagcatgtaTAGAGTTAGTGTTATCTATACTTGACATGCTTGAAACAGCAAAGGAATTAAAAATCTTTCTAAAATGACCATGCCAGGTTTCAAGGGCTATAGAGTTactagtaaatttttttctctagagAGACTTAAGTTTCTCCCAAAACAATTTGACCCTTTGTGGATTAACCTTGTctagacgaggtatgacatctttttctgtggtTGCTTATGGAAATATGATATAACTCACATAGGATTAAAAGTTGTAAACACGAACATGACAGAAAGGTGTGTGGATTGGAGAATATGGTTTAGAATTGTAGTATAGTGTAAactcgagttacaggttttaattgtatgggCTGAAAGAACTGAAGCCCTTCTAGATAATGAAGAATCACCCTCTAGGACCGTTCCTTGATCGTCTTTGGtccagcacccagcagcacttGGACTAGAAGCACCGTTAGCCCCGTGATGAATCCCcacaaaaatctttctgaaGTCCAACCACCTTTCGGCACACACAGCATAATTTTCCTGGCTGGTCTCTTCCAAGCCAaagattttaacattattttggCGTGATACTGCTTTCAAACTCTCAATTTCACCTTCAGTTTTCTCAAGTCTTTTCTAGtgatttgtattttctgtacacaaatatttctttacgGCATTATTTGCTtaaagtggatttttttcccccctagTCTTTCTCAGGTTCAACATTTATGAAGTCTATGTTTTTGGAAGAAGACACCATGTTCTTTGGTATGTTCTTCTGTCATGAATGAGCAATCAGgatattattttactttgtagtgatttatgaataaaaaaaaattatccacaTTAAACAAAACCAGACAAAGGCATACTTTACATAGCAAAAATTAATGGTGGTATTATGGTAAAAGTGCATTTTGTCTTAGCAGTCTACAGAGATCATTATAAATAGCTATAAATAGTCTACAGAGGTCACTATAAATAGAATAGCTGACAGAATTTAAGCTAATTTCAAAGACACTTACCATTTACCACTGGGTCTCGGATTGTATAAGCCATACATGGAGAACTAGGGCTGAATCGCAGAGAATCATTAAACTCTTTAACAACAGACTCCAGCATGTGCCAGTCATCAACAGGAAACTGACTGCCAGTTTTCTGATTGGCTGTGACATTCAAAGTAACTATAATTGGAGGAGGAAATCAtatatgcatgcaaacacatttccttcattttccccatctctctctctcacacacacactctttttaATTCCTGTTATACCACACACATATAACCtgtgtgtatatgcattttTTCATGAATGCATACACCCAACAATCTATCACAACTATTTCAATATGGCATCTATTCCTGAATTTACTAAGCATAGTGACTGCTTTGCATCTAAATATTAACAGGTCAGCAGAGAAACATAACCCACCAATGACAAGAATATCTCTGACAGAAGACACTGACAAATGGTTGATATGGAAGTGCCATGAGCTGGAACCTGTGCCTGTACAAATAGTGATTCCAGAGCTCTTCTGCTTTTCCCCAGGACCATCATCAGCAGAGAATTCATAATATGATACTCTGGAAAGAAACCCACAAACAAACTGGACAATGAAAGTGTTTGCCTAAAATTTATATCTGATGCTTAATTCAAATCTAAAAATTCTGGAATATAAAGATCTTCAAGGTAAAATTCTGCTCTAAGATCTATTGAAATAAACTGTATGTATGATCAGATTAAGAATATTACAATGCATAAgttaaatgttaacatttttaaagtcaacTAAATTGCAATTATGAgaaaacatacttttaaaatatttgagaatCAATTTTAGCCACACACCTGGAAGATAATGATTCTCCTATAAATACTTCATTAAGAGCAAAAACTGGAAGAACACGGACTGGTGGGGGGTTAGAAGTGATATTTACAGGGTGCCGTTCCTGCTCCCTCTCAGCAATATGCTCTATGAATCTGAGCTCAGGGAAAGACAGCTGTTGATCATGCAATTCAATTGGGGTATCATTGCTGTGTTGGCCTGACATGGTAACTTTGATACGCTGTAACCATCTCCACCTGATGAAGaatgcatttaaattttaattactacaacaaaaaataacattttaaactaaaattctttctttaagaTGACATGACCACAGAGTTTCACGATCTTTTTACACCATCCTTTATCAGCAGCTACAGAACACTAACAGCGTTGTAACGCTGGGCCATTGTTATCTCgctagttacttcccttgaattACTCCCTAATGACCCATAACAGACCAAACCAAACCAAGACTGCCAATTTTCTTTACTCATTTATTTCAGGTAAAGGAGGAGGAAGGGTTTATGCCGTCTTTTAAGTTTCACAGAaagtaaatttactttaaaattattcactGCCTCACCCCAATCTGAGTTCACGTTGCCCCACCAGCCCAGCAAATCTTTGCCCACGATTGGTTTTATCTCTGTCCCACATATCAGACTAGAGAGGTTCAGCCATCGCCCATTCTCTTTTGCTGGTCCCATATTTGGAATGctctgcctctgtctctctgtacAGTGGAGACACTACATACTGGTCTCTTTTGGAAATACCTACTGTAATCGGTCTACGTTGGCTGTTACTCTGCCTTCTCCTCTAAgtgttctttcatgtttttgataatgttcactgtgcatgtgtttCCATGACTGCGTCTCAATAATATATACAGCAGCTCAGGTagcacaggaaatgaagaactataACATCAAGCTCCTTGGTCTATGCAagacaaggtggaatggcaacagtcagaccagactttcgtcaggggagacaatcatcTACTGTGGACATGGACCCTGACCATAATCACATATAAGGAgcagcagtactgatgacaccagaggctgcatGAGCACTAATAGCAAGGGAACCAGTTTCCCCACGACTCGTGTCAGCaaggttcaactccaaaggaagaaagatcatCATCACCCGGTGCGGTGCACCTACCAACGCagctaaagaagaggaaaaagaagacttttacaactccctacaagcactggttgaTCGTACTTCAAAACGAGAcctaaagatcataatgggcgacatgaatgccaaagttggaaatgacaacacagacaaagcacacataatgggaaagcatggtgtgggcaactgcaatgaaaatggtgagctgctcacagacttttgcttgttcaatgaccttgtagtcagaggcacagtttttccatACAAAATCATTCACAACACCATGTGGACTTAACGgtcttgtggcaaccatgaagataaagctgaggtccttccatgactcatcagacagaccgcaccgCAAATTGaacgtgcagtttcttagagaccgtagaaaacaagaagagttcaactgcaaagttaaaaacaggtttgcggCGCTGGAGGGACTCCTGAAAGAAACGgtggccaaccactggacaggattacaagagacctggaagactgcctgcacacaggttctgggggaaaaaagaaaacagcataaggaatggctgacttaaaggacctggcaaaagatagaggaaaggaaagagatgAAGCAGAAgaccaatgtcaagaccagcaggaaaaagaagagctcagagaaaaatactgggagataaacagagaagtAAAGAAAAGTGCAAGAAAggcgacaagagacagttcgcacataggatggcagaagaggcgGAGCAAGCAGTTCGGCATAATATATGAAACTACAAGAATTCTTTCAGGAAGaaaaaacaccaatgcatgcagaccaataaagaataagaatggcagcgtcatcTCTGAGGATGTAGAACAAAGATCATgctgggtggaacattttgatgaaatacttaactgaccaccaccaacaaccactttggacattgccccagctgccgaacagctccaagtaaacaccaacccaccaaccaaggcagaaatcatcaaagccatcaagtccttgaattctggcaaggcggcaggcacagatggcattcctgcagaagcactcaaAGCAGACCCAACAGCCGAAGAGGTGCTACACCCCCTGCTGCAcaaaatttgggaacaggagcaagttccagcagactggaagcttggctacctcctaaagctacccaaaaaaggcgacctgacacagtgcagcaactGACGTGGGATTAagctgttgtccattcctagcaaggtgctgaccagaatcatcaTGGAGATACTAAAGAATGGCcaagacaagagactgaggcaaaaCCAGGCAGGCTTTCGTCAGggaaaatcatgcacagaccaaatcGCTACGCTACGAAATATTATCGAACAATCTATCCAATGACAGTCGCCACTATAACttatatataacttttgtggattttgagaccTTTGACTCCATAGACAGGgcaaccatctggaaactgaagCAGCACTATGGATttcaccaaagttcattgcatcaTCAAACAGCTGTAGGAGGACTTGACATGCAAGGTGATCCACAATGgtaagctgactgaccccttcgcagtgaggactggagtgaggcaaggttgtatgctctccccgacaatcttcctgatcgtcacagactggatcatgaaaagaacaacctctaacagcaacataggcattcagtggacctttgccaggcaacttgaggatcttgactttgtggatgacatcaacctgttgtcccacaagcaacaacatgcacagacaaagctcactcggctcgcaaaagaagcagcgatgactagcctgaccatcaacatcaagaacactaggtaatgcgggtcaacaacaagcaagaagccacACTACAACTACATGggaaatgtattacagagtctgacagTTTCACCTACCTTAGTaccatagtcagcaaagatgggggtacagatgaagatgtaagaagccgaataaacaaagccaggcttgcattccacaccctaccatctatctggaactccaaggctttatctttacacaccaagatctgcatctttaacacaagtgtaaagtcagtccttctgtgcAGATCTGAGGCATGGCaagtgacaaatgtcatcactaacaagataaagacatttgtaaacaaatgtctgcgcaacatcctcaacatcagatggcccaagATCTCCAATagagacctgtgggagagaaccaaccaaaaacctgtcAGCCAAGACATCGGGAAgaggaagtggggctggattggtcacaccttgcgaaagccagccgacaatttaacaagacaagctctgggctggaacccacaggggaggcgcagggttgggagacccagacagacgtggagtagatcagtccacagagaggcggagacagctggcatgacatggtcccaaatGGAAAGGGACGTCCAGAACCgagtccgatggcggggtgttgttgcggccctatgctccactgggggcaaataggaccAAGAAGAAGACTACCTACAGCTCTTGTAAAGTGCGTTGAGCTCACCTCCGTGTGGcaaaatgtgctatataaatccttttATTACTTTACCTAAAGATAtaaccaaagaaaataaagaaaagagggCTGAGGAAATTACCATAGCAATAACAAAGCAATTGCccatttttttctatgtgaTGTTGGGCAGCCATCACTTGATTGATCAAATCCATAGAGCCACTGTAATGAAAGATAGGTTATGGCACTCATAAATGCCCTTGAGAATCACATTCTGTGAAAATCCAAGCTAGAAGCAATGACAAGTACTTTATCCACCTTAAATATGCCACAGGAGCGAGGTAATAGCCTCCTGAATCACCAATTTTTCCACCTAAAAAGTCTAGCCAAACTGGAAAAGGTAAAAGTGACCTGCTCTGTTGCCTTGGGTCCTGTGGGACAAATCCTGAACATGCTCTATGCCAGGTCTATAGAAACTTCAGCAACAAGCATTGTGAGTTGCTGAGCATCCTTTGAAGATAGGGTATTTTTGGCAGTATAAATAAAAGGGTTTGTTAGCTGGGAAACTGACTCACCTACATATGGCACTAAAAAAACTGAACCAACAAATATTGTGTAGgtcttaaaaatatgaaaaagccATGAGATCTGAAAGATCTTTACTTTTCCTACACACCACAAACCAAGATGTTTAAAGAAGATAACATGGATGTGTTTCCTTGGAAATCTTTTAGAACTAGCTGTTTGCCACCAAAAAGCAAGTGGCACtggaacaaagaaaacaagtagaGGTGACCTTCAGCAAAAAGCGAGTCACATTCAAACCATGACTGAATGGTGCAGTAGCAAAGCAACCAACTGCAAAAACAGCAGTAGAATAAAACTAGTGGtctgttaataaaaaataaaaaaaaaataaatcaaaacagactttattgtctgtccaggagacccaggacagaaatttgtcttcgctcacaagggcaggcatacattctcatacagacatttaacacacagttaggagtaaacgttaggagtaaaaaagtgtagattgcaccagtccatcaaagcagtttatgtttatcctaacaactaACCtcgggtgaccaagggcctaaaagcagtgcgtAACAAAAAGAaccatgtgttcttcacgggttctgcccacgacagaagattggtacatagagaggtccatgatgctatccgttgggtcaaggtTATAgttatacaggtagtcctcgggttacgacagtctcgagttacgtcgtttcgtggttacgaggctcattccgacttacgaggtcagtgcatcaaagaaaagg
Coding sequences within:
- the LOC112574607 gene encoding NAD kinase 2, mitochondrial-like; the encoded protein is MCITKSVISKHLLKHVFGIEHNYLSRLSNNNLCGHHSELHGMRYKYLVRFKTSKSYGEDNAPVFAPRRVTVLTKMTRFQYERRRQRQMSENEFRAYLESKDSDYDRLLLRHKNHQAGLEAVKKAFEAAGIETRIVERFDLTSSTLDWADAVFTAGGDGTYLLAASKFIDNNKPLIGLNTDPERSEGHLCLPKRKYPAVNFAAALKRMLAGDFRWRWLQRIKVTMSGQHSNDTPIELHDQQLSFPELRFIEHIAEREQERHPVNITSNPPPVRVLPVFALNEVFIGESLSSRVSYYEFSADDGPGEKQKSSGITICTGTGSSSWHFHINHLSVSSVRDILVIANQKTGSQFPVDDWHMLESVVKEFNDSLRFSPSSPCMAYTIRDPVVNGVFQVSNPRNFATKIRIRSRMWDACLVVDGGISFKFNDGAVATLEIAKDQAIRTVVFD